In the Acomys russatus chromosome 13, mAcoRus1.1, whole genome shotgun sequence genome, one interval contains:
- the Dyrk4 gene encoding dual specificity tyrosine-phosphorylation-regulated kinase 4 — translation MQLLPLPALTGTETPMDMNKQRKRSLTSFPILKARKKQSFTSVKVESKPLVQVQKPCSNIKKLRMTRYSHKNPNPGITVLPSVDTKEKRNIVNFPHIGNKVLSKPLLLYPESQIHNQVLSSELKTSEAPFNFNSKSQDTKPHPELPKRHKVPLTAAEALKFFKNQLSPYEQSEILGYTELWFLGLEANKLKVVPEKFSKISFDDEHGSYMKVLHDHIAYRYEVLDLIGKGSFGQVVKCLDHKNNELVALKIIRNKKRFHHQALVELKILEALRKKDKDNSHNVVHMKDFFYFRNHLCITFELLGINLYELMKNNCFQGFSLSIVRRFTLSVLKCLQMLYVEKIIHCDLKPENIVLYQRGQVTVKVIDFGSSCYEHQKVYTYIQSRFYRSPEVILGHPYNMAIDMWSLGCIMAELYTGYPLFPGENEVEQLACIMEVLGLPPAHLVQTASRRQVFFDAKGVPKNITNNRGEKRYPDSKDLTMVLKTYDSSFLDFVKRCLVWEPSLRMTPDQALKHSWIHEPRKLKMRPRPQILRKSSFCIPSEVSKDKAEEHHSSKSKKDETTKETTDKLKDDAETHLQNSGKQQNSLQQAGDTVQLPHLAEASGKAETVAGSEVSTEPGGTSSPKGTNVLPPIM, via the exons ATGCagctcctcccacttcctgccCTCACCGGGACAGA GACTCCAATGGATATGAACAAGCAAAGGAAACGCAGTTTGACATCCTTCCCAATTTTGAAAGCAAGGAAGAAGCAAAGTTTCACCTCTGTGAAG GTTGAGAGTAAGCCTTTGGTTCAAGTTCAGAAGCCGTGCTCCAACATCAAGAAGCTAAGAATGACCCGATATTCACACAAG AATCCAAACCCCGgcatcactgtgctcccttcTGTGGACACAAAGGAGAAGAGGAACATAGTTAACTTCCCCCACATTGGCAACAAAGTTCTATCAAAGCCACTCCTGTTGTATCCG GAAAGTCAAATTCACAACCAAGTGCTATCCTCTGAGCTCAAGACGTCAGAAGCACCTTTCAACTTTAACTCTAAATCCCAAGACACCAAGCCACATCCGGAACTTCCCAAGAGGCACAAGGTCCCTCTGACAGCAGCAG AGGCCCTGAAGTTTTTTAAGAATCAACTGTCCCCCTATGAGCAAAGCGaaatcctgggctacacagagctGTGGTTCCTGGGGCTTGAAGCCAACAAGCTCAAGGTGGTTCCAGAGAAGTTCAGCAAGATAAGCTTTGATGACGAGCATGGCTCCTATATGAAG GTCCTCCATGATCACATTGCCTACAGATATGAGGTTCTGGACCTGATCGGGAAAGGGTCCTTTGGACAGGTGGTCAAATGCTTGGATCACAAAAACAATGAGTTGGTGGCCCTGAAGATCATCAGGAACAAAAAGAG ATTTCACCATCAGGCTCTGGTGGAGCTAAAGATCCTGGAAGCCCtcaggaagaaagacaaagacaacaGCCACAATGTGGTCCACATGAAGGACTTCTTCTACTTCCGGAATCACCTCTGTATCACCTTTGAACTCCTGGG AATCAACCTGTATGAGTTGATGAAGAACAATTGCTTTCAAGGCTTCAGTCTGTCCATAGTTCGGCGCTTCACCCTTTCTGTTTTGAAGTGCTTACAGATGCTTTATGTGGAGAAAATTATCCACTGTGATCTCAAGCCG GAAAATATTGTGCTGTACCAGCGGGGCCAAGTCACTGTTAAAGTTATTGACTTTGGGTCAAGCTGTTATGAACACCAGAAAG TGTACACGTACATCCAGAGTCGGTTCTACCGATCCCCTGAGGTGATTCTGGGCCACCCCTACAACATGGCCATTGATATGTGGAGCCTGGGCTGCATCATGGCCGAGCTATACACTGGATACCCACTGTTCCCTGGGGAGAATGAGGTGGAGCAGCTGGCTTGCATTATGGAG GTGCTGGGCCTGCCACCTGCCCACCTCGTCCAGACGGCTTCCAGGAGACAGGTATTCTTTG ATGCCAAAGGTGTTCCCAAAAATATAACCAacaacagaggggaaaaaagataCCCGGACTCCAAAGATCTCACGATGGTGCTGAAAACCTATGACTCCAGCTTCCTGGACTTTGTCAAGAGGTGTTTGGT ATGGGAGCCTTCTCTGCGCATGACCCCTGACCAGGCCCTCAAGCATTCCTGGATTCACGAGCCGCGGAAACTCAAAATGCGGCCCAGGCCACAGATCCTAAGGAAGTCCAGTTTTTGTATTCCCTCCGAGGTGAGCAAGGACAAGGCTGAAGAGCATCACAGCAGCAAAAGCAAGAAAG ATGAGACCACCAAAGAAACCACAGACAAATTAAAAGATGATGCTGAGACCCACCTTCAGAATTCCGGCAAACAGCAGAATTCTCTCCAGCAGGCAGGAGACACAGTTCAGCTGCCCCATCTagcagaagcttctggaaaggcagagactgtTGCTGGGTCAGAGGTATCCACAGAACCTGGAGGCACCTCTTCCCCCAAGGGCACAAACGTCTTACCACCCATCATGTGA